One Octopus sinensis linkage group LG11, ASM634580v1, whole genome shotgun sequence genomic window carries:
- the LOC115217459 gene encoding vesicle transport through interaction with t-SNAREs homolog 1B has translation MSSEKFESLEDDLNGILEQLKKYIHDEIPGLYGEEKKNAKRQVEKKLEEASLLMQEMEQESKSAPQSYRIQMMNQLRNYRREIENLSRNFKMISENNTFDSGTNDWESKIEGSNRQKLFSGIQSLQRTSESIARSHQVAAETDEIGTGIIEDMSRQREVLERTKNRLDETDANLSKSRRIIKNIVRRVMTDKMILIAIILVELAALGGVVYYKYFRK, from the exons ATGTCGTCGGAGAAGTTCGAGTCCTTGGAGGACGATTTGAACGGGATTTTGGAGCAATTGAAGAAGTACATCCACGATGAGATCCCCGGATTATACGGCG AGGAGAAGAAAAATGCCAAGAGACAAGTTGAAAAGAAATTGGAGGAAGCCTCCCTTTTG ATGCAAGAAATGGAACAAGAAAGCAAATCAGCGCCACAAAGTTACCGAATACAGATGATGAATCAGTTGAGGAATTACCGAAGAGAAATTGAAAATCTTAGTAGAAATTTT aaaatgatttcagaaaataatacttTTGATTCTGGAACCAATGATTGGGAaagt AAAATCGAAGGTTCAAACcggcaaaaattattttctggcATCCAGTCTTTACAAAGGACTTCTGAAAGTATTGCTCGGTCGCATCAAGTTGCAGCTGAGACTGATGAAATTGGTACAGGAATTATTGAAGACATGAGCCGACAAAGAGAAGTTTTGGAAAGAACCAAAAACAGA CTTGACGAAACCGATGCTAACCTTAGTAAAAGTCGgcgaataataaaaaatattgtaagaCG GGTGATGACTGACAAAATGATCCTTATTGCCATAATCTTGGTTGAATTAGCAGCCTTAGGTGGAGTGGTTTACTACAAATATTTCAGAAAGTAA